In Amycolatopsis methanolica 239, a single genomic region encodes these proteins:
- the rplQ gene encoding 50S ribosomal protein L17 gives MPTPTKGPRLGGSAAHERLMMANLATSLFEHGKITTTEAKARRMRPLAEKLITKAKRGDLHNRRQIQRVIRDKDVVHKLLAEIGPFFADRNGGYTRITKTLPRKGDNAPMAVIELVSEKTVTSEAEKARKTKFAKDEAAAPAATEAEETKAEAAEAADQDAEAPESATAEATAEPAEGAADADADAESSKKDES, from the coding sequence ATGCCCACCCCCACGAAGGGCCCCCGTCTCGGTGGATCCGCGGCCCACGAGCGGCTGATGATGGCGAACCTCGCCACGTCGCTGTTCGAGCACGGCAAGATCACCACGACCGAGGCCAAGGCCCGCCGGATGCGGCCACTCGCCGAGAAGCTGATCACCAAGGCGAAGCGCGGCGACCTGCACAACCGGCGTCAGATCCAGCGCGTGATCCGCGACAAGGACGTGGTTCACAAGCTGCTCGCCGAGATCGGCCCGTTCTTCGCGGACCGCAACGGCGGCTACACCCGGATCACCAAGACGCTGCCGCGCAAGGGCGACAACGCCCCGATGGCGGTCATCGAGCTGGTGTCCGAGAAGACCGTCACCTCGGAGGCTGAGAAGGCGCGGAAGACCAAGTTCGCGAAGGACGAGGCCGCCGCTCCCGCCGCGACCGAGGCCGAGGAGACCAAGGCCGAGGCCGCCGAGGCGGCCGACCAGGACGCTGAGGCGCCCGAGTCGGCCACCGCCGAGGCGACCGCCGAGCCGGCCGAGGGTGCCGCTGACGCGGATGCCGACGCTGAGTCGTCGAAGAAGGAC